Genomic segment of bacterium:
GGTCCGGCTTATCATCAACAGATCTCCTGGCAACGCCGGGTCTTACCTGTCAGCCCTGAAAGAGTCCTTTTAGGGCTTCATTTTAGTTTGCTCGCGGAAGAGCGAGGGGGCGCTGTACTTCTTCGGCAAACGCTTTTGTTTGATCGAGGAGTCCGCATCTCCGACATAGACGAACAATTTATGAAGCGGGCGCTGCAGTTGGCCAGTAAAGGGCGCCGCTTCGTCAGCCCGAACCCCATGGTCGGCGCAGTAGTCGTCCGGAACGGCCGTATCATCGGCGAAGGCTATCATGAAAGATATGGACAGGCGCATGCGGAGGTCAACGCTCTGCGAGCAGCCGGAGACGCCAGCCACGGCGCAACGATCTATGTGACCCTGGAGCCTTGCTGTCATCAGGGCAAAACGCCGCCCTGTGTGCAGGCCCTGTTGGATTCCGGAATAGTCCGGGTGGTCATCGGCAGCAAAGATCCGAATCCGCTGGTGAACGGCAAGGGCATTCATATTTTGCAGGCCAAAGGCCTTCAGGTGAAGGTCGGTGTTTTGGAATCGTATTGCCGTCAATTGAACGAAGCCTATTTTCACTATATCACCACCGGCAAGCCGCTCATCACCCTCAAGATGGCGCAGACGCTCGACGGTCGCATTGCCACCAGTACCGGTCATTCTAAATGGATCACCTCGGAGGATTCCCGGGTGATGGCGCATCGCTTGCGCAGCCGTCATGACGCAGTGCTCGTCGGCATCGGCACGGTGCTGGCGGACGACACGCAGTTGAGCGTGCGTCATGTACGCGGGCCTTCGCCGCGCCGCATCATTCTGGACAGCCGTCTGCGCGTGCCTCTGGACGCTTTGATGCTGTCGGATAAAAATCCTCATTTGACGATCTTGGTGACGACCTCAGCCGCGTCCAAGGAAAAGATAAATCGCATCACCGAGCGCGGGGCGCTGGTTCTCGTGCTGCCGGAGAACGAGCTCGGCTGGGTGAATCCGGATGCGCTGTGGAAGAAAATGGCCGAGATGGGGATCACTTCAGTGCTGGTGGAAGGCGGCAGCACCGTGCATACCGAGTGTCTGAAGCGGAAAAACGCGGACCGTATGGTCTTGTTCATCGCTCCGAAAATTCTCGGCAGCGGCATCGACGCCATCGGCGATCTGGGCATTCGCAACATCAATTCCGCTCTAACGTTGTCCGAAGTGCGCATGCGCAACTTTGGCGAGGATATCATGATCGCCGGTAAAATCAACTATAGCTGGTAAAGCCCATGTTCACTGGTCTGGTGGAAGAGATCGGCCTCATTCAAGCCGCGAC
This window contains:
- the ribD gene encoding bifunctional diaminohydroxyphosphoribosylaminopyrimidine deaminase/5-amino-6-(5-phosphoribosylamino)uracil reductase RibD, producing the protein MKRALQLASKGRRFVSPNPMVGAVVVRNGRIIGEGYHERYGQAHAEVNALRAAGDASHGATIYVTLEPCCHQGKTPPCVQALLDSGIVRVVIGSKDPNPLVNGKGIHILQAKGLQVKVGVLESYCRQLNEAYFHYITTGKPLITLKMAQTLDGRIATSTGHSKWITSEDSRVMAHRLRSRHDAVLVGIGTVLADDTQLSVRHVRGPSPRRIILDSRLRVPLDALMLSDKNPHLTILVTTSAASKEKINRITERGALVLVLPENELGWVNPDALWKKMAEMGITSVLVEGGSTVHTECLKRKNADRMVLFIAPKILGSGIDAIGDLGIRNINSALTLSEVRMRNFGEDIMIAGKINYSW